GCAAGAAATAAAATCGGAAATGGCGGCTTTCCTAGTACACACACAACCGTAATGGTAAGCACGATCAGCTTCATTGGTCTTCATGAAGGCTTTGCCACCCCTATTTTTGGTCTAGGAGTGGCTGTTACCTTTATCATTATTATTGATGCGACCGGATTGCGAAGAGCTGTCGGCAAGCATGCTACTGCTATTAATCTTATGGTAAAAGAGCATGCCACTACTGAAGAAAAAGAAATCCTGCGTGAAAGCATGGGACATACAAAATGGGAAATCCTCGGCGGTATTGTTCTAGGTGTGCTAGTAGGACTGCTGTTGTATCTGCTATCACCAATCATTTCAGGACTACTTTAGCCAAGGAGGAACTAGCAAACATATGAAGAGCCGAACACCGAACGTCTCTCTTGTGATAGGAATTGTTTTACTCCTATTCTTAATCGGAATCGTACTTTCTGCCTCGATTTTATTTTTACTTGGTGTGTCCATCTCAACAGCTAGCTTCTGGGTGGCTGTATGTGCAAGTATTGTCTGCCTCCTGGCTATGACATATACATTTTTCACCACACGCAGGACAACCATGTTTTTGTCTTTGTTAATGGGATTGGGATTGGTTTTTGGAGTAAGTTGGTATGTTAGTACCGCTACATATGATCTATCATGGGACGGGCAAACGTACCATCAAGAAGCGATCATTTTATTAAAGAATGGCTGGAATCCTGTTCATGACCAACCTTTGCTTACCATCACAGATACCCAAAAGTTCGATAATCCAAGCGAGGAAAGTCTACGAACTCCCTTTTATCTTTGGATTAATCATTACACAAAAGGCCCGTGGATACTTGATGCCGTCATGTACAAATTGACGGATAACATAGAAGGCAGTAAGATGTTTAACTTTATTCTTTTGTTTGCTTCCTTTTTTCTTTGTTTAGCGGCAATTCTAAATGCCTATCCAGAGAAAAAAAGGCGAGCCGTCTTCTTCTCCCTACTCTTGGCCTGTAATCCAGTCGTGATAGCACAGCTTGTCACCTTTTATATTGATGGTCAATTGGCATCGCTTGTACTTATCATTTGTTCCTTGGGCTATCTCTTATTTAAGCGATTTAACGCATGGATTGTCGTAGGGCTATGCTCGGCCATCATCCTGCTAACGGCTATTAAATTTACCGCCCTTGTATATGCCGTTCTTTTATGCGGTGGTTTGCTCGTTCTATTTTTCCTGTACGATAAGCATAGACATTGGAAAAAGCTTTTGCTTTCGCTTGTAGCGTGCGGTCTCGTAGCGGTAACAATCGTTGGTTACAATCCTTACGTTACTAATTTTTTAGCGAAGGGGCATCCATTTTATCCGTTAGCTGGTGAGCATGCTGTCGATATTATGACAGCTAACAGTCCAGCCGACTTCAAAGGAAAAAATCCATTCGAAAAGTTCTTTGTATCTTTATTTGCGAAGTCGGAAAATATTACAAGACCAAATGAAAGCACTATGAAATGGCCGTTTACTATAGCATTTGAGGAATTTCAAGCTTTTGTTGGGGCTGATGCTCGTGTAGCGGGTTTTGGGCCTTTGTTTGGAGGAGCTGTGTTAGTAACCTGTGTTGTCTCACTTGCTCTCTTTCTTCGCAATAGACAACTAGCGAAGCCTGTATTTTTACTAAGCGGGATCATTCTCTTGACCGTATTTATCAATCCAGAAAGCTGGTGGGCGCGATACGTTCCGCAATTGTGGTTTGTCCCCATACTCATCGCAATGGTAGGCTTCGAATCCGAAAAACAATTTGTGAAGTACGGAAGTTGGCTTTTAATTTGTACTCTTTCCATAAACTTGCTGTTAGTAGGGGCTACTCAAGCTATTGCTCAATCCTTCTTAAATGTGCAAGTAAACATACAGCTTCATGAAATGAAAAAGAGCAAGCTGCCTGTATTAGTTGATTTCCAGCATTTTCATTCCAATCGAATTAGATTAGAAAAAGCAGAGATAGAATTTATTGAAGCAAAAATTGATGATAAAAACGCGAAAAAACTTAGCTCATCACGTGCTACGTATTTATTGAGATGAGCGGCTTTTCCATCATGCCACTCATTTGGGCAGAAGCTCGCTTTATAATCAACCTGAATAGTCCGTTCGTTAGGACGCTTGCTGACCCCACGCTTCAATTGGGGTCAGTTTTTTCATTTAGGCTACAGTCGTCCCCATCCGTCAACATTTTATTCTTGTTTTAAAGCCTGCTCCTGATAAAATGTGTGTGGATTTTCCTTCCACTGGGATAAAACTTTTTCTTGTTGGGCATTGATTGTTCCATTATCTTTTGCTTGCTCTAAGAGTGCAGTGTAGTTGGATAACGTGTACAATGGATAGTTCGCTTCTGCAAAGGCACGTTCTGCATCGTTAAATTGGTAGCTAAAAATAGCAACTACCCCTAGTATTTCAGCCCCTTCCAGCTCAACAGCCCTTGCTGCCTTGATGGAGCTACCCCCTGTGGAAATTAAATCTTCAATTACGACCACCTTCTGACCGGCAGCAATACGCCCCTCGATTTGGTTTTGGCGGCCATGACCTTTTGCCTTATCGCGAACATAGATCATTGGCAATCCCAGACGATCAGCAATCCAGGCTGCATGAGGAATTCCTGCTGTCGCTGTTCCAGCAATGACTTCTACTTCAGGAAACCGTTCACGAATGATCTGAACAAAAGCATCTGCTAAAAAGCTGCGAACCTCTGGATACGTCATCGTGATACGATTATCGCAATAAATCGGTGAAGCAATGCCAGATGTCCAGATAAATGGTTCGTCAGGACGAAGATGTACAGCTCCAATTTGTAAGAGATGCTGTGCCACTTGTTTTGCAATCGTTGTATTCATCTATTTTCCCTCCTGTATGCTTTTCATCATGTCAGCCCATGCTTTGGCAGGTTCTTCGGCCTGTGTAATGGACCTACCGATTACGATATAATCTGTACCTAACTCAAATGCTTTGACTGGTGTGGTTACGCGGGTTTGATCTCCAAAGGCGGAACCAACAGTACGAATGCCTGGTGTTACGGTCAAAAAATCTGTTCGAGTGACTTGTTTAATGATTGGTACTTCCAAGGGAGAAGCAACAACACCGTCCAGCCCAGCTAGACTTGCCAAGGATGCATAATGAGCAACCGTCTCTTCCAATCTACCAGAGATGAGCATCTGCTCATTCATCATCTGCTGGCTACTACTCGTCAGCATCGTTACCCCGATCAGTAATGGTGATGTACTGCCGGCAGAAATACCTTGCTCTAAGCCTTCTCGTGCCGCTTCCATCATAGCTAATCCACCAGCTACATGTACATTCACCATATCGGCGCCATTCCTAGCTAAGCTTTTCATTGAGCCTTTAGCTGTATTGGGAATATCATGGATTTTCAAATCAACAAACACGTTCAATCCCTGTTCCTTTAACAGCGATACAATTGCTGATCCTTCTGCATAAAACAGCTCCATGCCAACCTTCACGTAGCGCACTTGATTTTCTAGGCTAGCAAGACAGTTTAACACCTC
The nucleotide sequence above comes from Brevibacillus laterosporus LMG 15441. Encoded proteins:
- the pyrE gene encoding orotate phosphoribosyltransferase is translated as MNTTIAKQVAQHLLQIGAVHLRPDEPFIWTSGIASPIYCDNRITMTYPEVRSFLADAFVQIIRERFPEVEVIAGTATAGIPHAAWIADRLGLPMIYVRDKAKGHGRQNQIEGRIAAGQKVVVIEDLISTGGSSIKAARAVELEGAEILGVVAIFSYQFNDAERAFAEANYPLYTLSNYTALLEQAKDNGTINAQQEKVLSQWKENPHTFYQEQALKQE
- a CDS encoding divergent PAP2 family protein, producing the protein MLYALAPFIGWLVSGTMKFMINYLQYGKEARNKIGNGGFPSTHTTVMVSTISFIGLHEGFATPIFGLGVAVTFIIIIDATGLRRAVGKHATAINLMVKEHATTEEKEILRESMGHTKWEILGGIVLGVLVGLLLYLLSPIISGLL
- the pyrF gene encoding orotidine-5'-phosphate decarboxylase codes for the protein MDERIILALDFQTKDEVLNCLASLENQVRYVKVGMELFYAEGSAIVSLLKEQGLNVFVDLKIHDIPNTAKGSMKSLARNGADMVNVHVAGGLAMMEAAREGLEQGISAGSTSPLLIGVTMLTSSSQQMMNEQMLISGRLEETVAHYASLASLAGLDGVVASPLEVPIIKQVTRTDFLTVTPGIRTVGSAFGDQTRVTTPVKAFELGTDYIVIGRSITQAEEPAKAWADMMKSIQEGK